The proteins below come from a single Burkholderia humptydooensis genomic window:
- the msrB gene encoding peptide-methionine (R)-S-oxide reductase MsrB — protein MSGDRDDRRYPYQEDDAELRRRLTPLQYEVTQRAATERPFTGEYTDTEDAGIYHCVVCGTALFESGAKYHSGCGWPSYFKPIDGEVIDEKMDYTHGMTRVEVRCNQCGAHLGHVFEDGPRDKTGLRYCINSAALNFEAKPERK, from the coding sequence ATGTCAGGAGATCGAGACGACCGGCGTTATCCGTATCAGGAGGACGACGCCGAGCTGCGCCGCCGGCTCACGCCGCTGCAATACGAGGTCACGCAGCGCGCGGCGACCGAGCGGCCGTTCACCGGCGAGTACACGGACACCGAGGACGCGGGCATCTATCACTGCGTCGTCTGCGGCACCGCGCTCTTCGAGTCGGGCGCGAAATACCATTCGGGCTGCGGCTGGCCCAGCTACTTCAAGCCGATCGACGGCGAGGTGATCGACGAGAAGATGGACTACACGCACGGCATGACGCGCGTCGAGGTGCGCTGCAACCAGTGCGGCGCGCATCTCGGCCACGTGTTCGAGGACGGCCCGCGCGACAAAACCGGATTGCGGTACTGCATCAACTCGGCTGCGTTAAACTTCGAGGCTAAACCCGAGCGGAAGTGA
- a CDS encoding septation protein A gives MKFLFDLFPIILFFAAFKLWGIFTATAVAIAATLAQVAWVAFRHRKVDTMLWVSLGVIVVFGGATLVLHDEKFIQWKPTVLYWLFAVGLVATRYAFGKNLIEKMMGKQLTLPEQVWDKLNLAWAAFFAALGVTNLYVVRNFTESQWVNFKLFGTTGAIVVFVILQSLWLAKYLKDE, from the coding sequence ATGAAATTCCTGTTCGATCTGTTCCCGATCATTCTGTTCTTCGCCGCCTTCAAGCTATGGGGCATCTTCACGGCAACCGCCGTCGCGATCGCCGCGACGCTCGCGCAAGTAGCGTGGGTCGCGTTCCGGCATCGGAAGGTCGACACGATGCTGTGGGTGAGCCTCGGCGTGATCGTCGTGTTCGGCGGCGCGACGCTCGTGCTGCATGACGAGAAGTTCATCCAGTGGAAGCCGACCGTCCTCTACTGGCTGTTCGCGGTCGGCCTCGTGGCCACGCGCTACGCGTTCGGCAAGAACCTGATCGAGAAGATGATGGGCAAGCAACTGACGCTGCCCGAGCAGGTCTGGGACAAGCTGAACCTCGCGTGGGCCGCGTTCTTCGCGGCGCTCGGCGTGACGAATCTGTACGTGGTGCGCAACTTCACCGAATCGCAGTGGGTCAACTTCAAGCTGTTCGGCACGACGGGCGCGATCGTCGTCTTCGTGATCCTGCAAAGCCTCTGGCTCGCGAAATACCTGAAGGACGAGTGA